The Georgenia sp. TF02-10 genome window below encodes:
- a CDS encoding TetR/AcrR family transcriptional regulator C-terminal domain-containing protein, whose amino-acid sequence MFEAEDPVAQPAPRRTRRGRPPRITRERIVDVAKTMDPSALTMKAVAAELGVDPSAVNYHVSDRETLRELVAAEVVDAHLASTAVPADADWREALRTVVRRLREALVLGGSQSAYFRLPTGTATRALALVDDVQARLVEAGLSAAEATRTITAANMIAFSSAREAVVTADGRVHPQKTELLRALTETAPGKLANARAAIEHWAPETVEQFEYALDLIVAGVETRLAGGGRPAKR is encoded by the coding sequence GTGTTCGAGGCGGAGGACCCGGTCGCCCAGCCGGCGCCGCGCCGCACGCGCCGCGGCCGGCCCCCGCGCATCACCCGCGAGCGGATCGTCGACGTGGCGAAGACCATGGACCCGTCCGCGCTGACCATGAAGGCCGTCGCGGCCGAGCTCGGGGTCGACCCGTCGGCGGTGAACTACCACGTCTCCGACCGCGAGACCCTGCGCGAGCTCGTCGCCGCCGAGGTCGTCGACGCGCACCTCGCCAGCACCGCAGTTCCCGCCGACGCCGACTGGCGCGAAGCGCTGCGGACCGTCGTCCGCCGCCTGCGCGAGGCCCTGGTGCTCGGCGGGTCGCAGAGCGCGTACTTCCGCCTCCCGACCGGCACTGCGACGCGGGCGCTCGCCCTGGTCGACGACGTCCAGGCCCGTCTGGTCGAGGCCGGCCTGTCCGCCGCGGAGGCGACGCGCACCATCACGGCCGCCAACATGATCGCCTTCTCCTCCGCCCGTGAGGCCGTCGTGACGGCGGACGGCCGCGTGCACCCGCAGAAGACGGAGCTGCTGCGCGCGCTGACCGAGACGGCGCCGGGGAAGCTGGCGAACGCCCGAGCCGCGATCGAGCACTGGGCCCCCGAGACGGTCGAGCAGTTCGAGTACGCGCTCGACCTCATCGTCGCCGGCGTCGAGACGCGGTTGGCGGGCGGCGGTCGCCCCGCCAAGCGGTAG
- a CDS encoding phosphotransferase family protein: MSAELSAVRRLLARHGYPARSVRLLGDGLGHAAYEVDGDLVVRLTGTGPVAQVVREADLLHAVAAVAPLPVPMPVLVDGDAGCLAYRKLPGRPLLEDPDPAAHAVSVGVALGTLLAALHTQLIERWAALVDADDTAPADWLAEAQQSYSAVADHLGPTQDHVRAFLSTAPPAPAQDRALCHNDLGIEHASSTRPPGKSPASSTGPTPRSPTRPPTSPRSTATSAHAASTPP, from the coding sequence GTGAGCGCTGAGCTTTCGGCGGTCCGGCGGCTGCTCGCCAGGCACGGGTACCCCGCCCGGTCGGTCCGGCTCCTTGGGGACGGGCTGGGCCATGCCGCCTACGAGGTCGACGGCGACCTCGTCGTGCGCCTGACCGGCACGGGCCCCGTGGCGCAGGTGGTGCGCGAGGCCGATCTCCTGCACGCCGTCGCCGCGGTCGCGCCGCTCCCCGTGCCGATGCCTGTGCTCGTCGACGGCGATGCCGGCTGCCTCGCCTACCGCAAGCTCCCCGGCCGCCCGCTGCTCGAGGACCCCGACCCGGCCGCCCACGCGGTGTCGGTCGGGGTCGCGCTGGGCACCCTGCTCGCCGCCCTCCACACCCAGCTGATCGAGCGATGGGCCGCGCTCGTCGACGCCGACGACACCGCACCAGCCGACTGGCTGGCGGAGGCACAGCAGTCCTACAGCGCCGTCGCCGACCACCTCGGGCCCACCCAAGACCACGTTCGGGCGTTCCTCAGCACCGCCCCACCGGCCCCCGCCCAGGACCGGGCGCTGTGCCACAACGACCTGGGGATTGAGCACGCCTCCTCGACCCGGCCACCGGGCAAGTCACCGGCGTCATCGACTGGACCGACGCCGCGCTCGCCGACCCGGCCGCCGACCTCGCCCCGATCTACCGCGACCTCGGCCCACGCGGCCTCGACGCCGCCCTGA